A genome region from Candidatus Polarisedimenticolia bacterium includes the following:
- a CDS encoding helix-turn-helix domain-containing protein, translating to MQRESAGETDVILTSREARQLLKIGKTKLHELTRRRLIPAYRIGGGKTSGLRYCRRDLLAWLYQQRVGG from the coding sequence GTGCAACGCGAGTCCGCCGGAGAAACGGATGTCATCCTGACGAGCCGGGAGGCCAGGCAGCTGCTGAAGATCGGGAAGACCAAGCTTCACGAGCTCACGCGCCGTCGGCTGATCCCGGCCTATCGGATTGGGGGAGGCAAGACCTCCGGACTGAGATATTGCCGCAGGGATCTGCTGGCGTGGCTCTACCAGCAGCGAGTCGGCGGGTGA
- a CDS encoding alginate lyase family protein: MRRLSGRAVRYSRKVRNRRRASHLTDAALLSALAAPLSSVTDLVARRRECDPLVPASSRCAATAGILRDEAPGACEAILRAARSVAEGTFDLLGSGPVRLGPNPDWHVDFKSGRRWDRAAYSLDIVQTHDQGHDIKVPWELARLQHLPTLGMGSALSDDTGFRERAVSQIASFVAENPVYRGVNWNCSMDVAIRAAQILAAEGYLRGAGDDRFWAELLKSLLLHARFILDNLEDGPVRGNHYLSNLAGLFLCGLGLPEFRETAGWTEFARERLVAEMQRQVTEDGLDYEASLPYHALVTEIFLFPALLASEKGSGFPRPYLERLEKMLEAVAILIRPDGTLPQIGDNDDGRFLIFSQYHRPRRDWRPLLALGAYLYRRAGWLSLAGDAWVEGAWVLGEPFLRWRKSLQASAAVPDFRCHAFPEAGIYQLGAGSIQMVVDAGSVGQRNNGSHAHNDTLAFDLFAFGREVLPDRGTGTYSPDLSQRNRFRSTRAHNTIQVDDAETNPFPDEPFRLIPADSPRVLRWRLGKQYAYMQAEHFAYRRLPAAVVHRRSILLDRASGIFQIEDWLKGRGRHRFLASFHLAPGWSVTSGAEGWTARSPKEGPTLSLRWKRPPEEARVRVEDDLHSPSYGVTVKAPTVRVEWEGEAPCRIRYALVIEEGTKP, encoded by the coding sequence ATGCGCCGCCTCTCGGGGAGGGCCGTGCGCTACTCGCGAAAGGTCCGGAACCGGCGGCGCGCATCCCACCTGACCGACGCGGCGCTGCTCTCCGCGCTGGCCGCACCGCTGTCTTCGGTGACCGACCTGGTTGCGCGGCGCCGGGAATGCGATCCCCTGGTGCCGGCGTCGTCCCGATGCGCCGCAACCGCGGGCATTCTCCGGGACGAGGCGCCTGGAGCTTGCGAGGCCATCCTGAGGGCGGCGCGATCCGTGGCGGAGGGCACCTTCGACCTCCTGGGATCCGGGCCGGTGAGACTCGGGCCGAATCCGGACTGGCATGTCGACTTCAAGTCCGGCAGGCGATGGGACCGGGCGGCCTATTCCCTGGACATCGTGCAGACCCACGATCAAGGACATGACATCAAGGTTCCCTGGGAGCTGGCCCGACTCCAGCACCTTCCGACGCTCGGGATGGGCTCGGCCTTGAGCGACGACACCGGATTCCGGGAGCGGGCGGTGTCCCAAATCGCCTCGTTCGTCGCCGAGAACCCTGTCTATCGCGGCGTCAATTGGAACTGCTCCATGGACGTGGCCATCCGTGCCGCGCAGATCCTGGCTGCCGAAGGGTATCTTCGCGGGGCCGGTGACGACCGGTTCTGGGCCGAGCTCCTGAAATCCCTGCTGCTCCACGCCCGATTCATTCTCGACAACCTCGAGGACGGACCGGTCCGGGGGAACCACTACCTTTCAAATCTCGCCGGGCTGTTTCTGTGCGGTCTCGGTCTGCCGGAGTTCCGCGAGACTGCGGGATGGACGGAATTTGCACGGGAAAGGCTCGTTGCCGAAATGCAGCGGCAGGTCACGGAGGACGGGCTGGACTATGAAGCCTCTCTTCCCTACCACGCACTCGTCACGGAGATCTTCCTCTTCCCGGCGCTCCTGGCGTCCGAAAAGGGCAGCGGCTTCCCCCGGCCGTATCTGGAGAGACTGGAGAAGATGCTCGAAGCGGTGGCCATTCTGATCCGCCCCGACGGGACGCTTCCGCAGATCGGCGACAACGACGACGGTCGCTTCCTGATCTTCTCCCAGTACCATCGCCCGCGCCGGGACTGGAGACCGCTCCTGGCTCTGGGCGCCTACCTCTACCGCCGCGCCGGGTGGCTCTCGCTCGCCGGTGACGCCTGGGTGGAAGGGGCGTGGGTGCTGGGAGAGCCCTTCCTCCGCTGGCGGAAATCGCTGCAGGCCTCTGCTGCCGTCCCTGACTTCCGCTGTCATGCGTTTCCGGAGGCGGGGATATACCAGCTGGGGGCCGGGAGCATCCAGATGGTGGTGGACGCGGGAAGCGTCGGGCAGAGGAACAACGGCAGCCACGCCCACAACGACACGCTGGCGTTCGACCTCTTCGCGTTCGGCCGGGAGGTCCTGCCCGATCGGGGCACCGGGACCTATTCCCCGGACCTGTCGCAAAGAAATCGATTCCGCTCCACCCGCGCTCACAATACCATCCAGGTCGACGATGCAGAGACGAACCCGTTTCCGGACGAGCCCTTCCGCCTGATTCCCGCCGATTCTCCACGGGTCCTGCGATGGCGCCTGGGGAAGCAATACGCCTACATGCAGGCAGAGCACTTCGCCTACCGGCGCCTTCCTGCCGCAGTCGTCCATCGCCGGAGCATTCTCCTTGACCGCGCCTCGGGGATCTTTCAAATTGAGGACTGGCTCAAGGGAAGGGGCCGGCACCGGTTCCTGGCCAGCTTCCATCTGGCCCCCGGCTGGAGCGTCACCTCCGGGGCCGAGGGGTGGACGGCCCGCAGCCCGAAGGAGGGCCCCACCCTGAGCCTCCGCTGGAAGCGTCCGCCGGAAGAGGCCCGCGTGCGGGTGGAGGACGACCTGCACTCCCCCTCCTATGGAGTCACCGTGAAGGCCCCCACCGTGCGGGTGGAATGGGAGGGGGAGGCGCCCTGCAGGATTCGGTATGCGCTGGTCATTGAAGAGGGAACGAAGCCATGA
- a CDS encoding carbamoyltransferase, whose product MNILGISAFYHDSAACLIQDGRLVAAASEERFTRKKHDEGFPHEAIQYCLRAGKIAAKDLDYVGFYDKPFLKFERLLSTYLSTFPRGFRSFSKAMPVWLKEKLWIPQRIRKELNYEGKILYTEHHLSHAASAFLVSPFKEAAILTVDGVGEWATASYGVGRDLEIDLFKEIRFPHSLGLLYSAFTYYLGFKVNSAEYKVMGLAPYGVPRYVDQVKKLIEIKDDGSFELDMSYFSYHHGLKMTNGRFADLFGGPPRDPESKLDQKQKDIAASVQKVTEEVMLKMASYLHRETRMENLCMAGGVALNCVANGRILREGPFKDLFIQPAAGDAGGALGVAAYINHSLLGNPRTIRMDDAYLGPEYGEEEILETLKRYGAPYRRLERDELVRQVAALIEGQTVIGWFQGRMEFGPRALGSRSILADARNPENKDVVNLKIKFRESFRPFAPSVLEEKIGEYFEIDRPSPYMLLVAPVREGKRVIPSVTHVDHSARIQSISRGQNALYYDLIREFESRTGVPVIINTSFNVRGEPIVCSPEDAYRCFMRTHMDYLAMGPYLLDKKSQPPLKEDKDWREEFQLD is encoded by the coding sequence TTGAACATCCTGGGAATTTCCGCTTTCTATCATGACTCGGCCGCCTGCCTCATCCAGGACGGGCGCCTGGTGGCCGCCGCCTCCGAGGAACGATTCACCCGCAAGAAGCACGACGAGGGGTTCCCGCACGAGGCGATCCAATACTGCCTCCGGGCGGGGAAGATCGCGGCGAAGGACCTCGACTACGTCGGTTTCTACGACAAGCCGTTCCTGAAATTCGAGCGTCTCCTGTCCACCTACCTTTCCACCTTCCCGCGGGGATTCCGCTCCTTCTCCAAGGCGATGCCGGTCTGGCTGAAGGAGAAGCTCTGGATCCCGCAGCGGATCCGGAAGGAGCTGAATTACGAGGGAAAGATCCTGTATACGGAGCACCATCTTTCCCACGCCGCCAGCGCGTTTCTGGTGAGTCCCTTCAAGGAGGCCGCCATCCTCACCGTGGACGGCGTGGGGGAGTGGGCCACGGCGAGCTACGGTGTCGGTCGGGACCTTGAGATCGACCTGTTCAAGGAGATCCGCTTCCCCCATTCCCTCGGGCTACTCTACAGCGCCTTCACCTACTACCTTGGATTCAAGGTGAACAGCGCGGAGTACAAGGTCATGGGCCTGGCGCCCTACGGCGTCCCCCGGTACGTCGACCAGGTGAAGAAGCTCATCGAGATCAAGGACGATGGAAGCTTCGAGCTGGACATGAGCTACTTCTCCTACCACCATGGCCTCAAGATGACGAACGGCCGCTTCGCGGACCTGTTTGGCGGCCCGCCGCGGGACCCCGAATCGAAGCTGGACCAGAAACAGAAGGACATCGCGGCGTCGGTGCAGAAGGTCACGGAAGAGGTCATGCTCAAGATGGCCTCCTACCTGCACCGCGAGACGAGGATGGAGAACCTGTGCATGGCGGGGGGCGTGGCCCTGAACTGCGTCGCCAACGGCCGGATCCTGCGGGAAGGCCCCTTCAAGGATCTGTTCATCCAGCCGGCGGCGGGGGACGCGGGGGGCGCCCTCGGCGTGGCGGCCTACATCAATCATTCCCTGCTGGGCAATCCGCGCACCATCCGCATGGACGACGCCTACCTCGGCCCGGAATACGGCGAGGAGGAGATCCTCGAGACCCTCAAGAGGTACGGCGCCCCCTACCGGCGCCTCGAGCGGGACGAGCTGGTCCGGCAGGTGGCGGCCCTCATCGAGGGGCAGACCGTCATCGGCTGGTTCCAGGGCAGAATGGAATTCGGCCCCAGGGCCCTGGGGAGCCGGAGCATCCTGGCCGATGCCCGCAATCCCGAGAACAAGGACGTCGTCAACCTCAAGATCAAGTTCCGGGAGAGCTTCCGGCCCTTCGCCCCGTCGGTCCTGGAGGAGAAGATCGGCGAGTACTTCGAGATCGACAGGCCCAGTCCGTACATGTTGCTGGTGGCCCCCGTCAGGGAGGGGAAGCGAGTGATCCCCTCTGTGACCCACGTGGATCACTCGGCCCGCATCCAGAGCATCAGCCGCGGGCAGAATGCGCTCTACTACGATCTCATCCGGGAGTTCGAGAGCCGGACGGGAGTCCCGGTGATCATCAACACATCGTTCAACGTCCGGGGGGAGCCGATCGTCTGCTCCCCGGAGGACGCGTATCGCTGTTTCATGAGGACCCACATGGACTACCTGGCCATGGGGCCCTACCTGCTGGACAAGAAGAGCCAGCCTCCTCTCAAGGAGGACAAGGACTGGCGTGAAGAGTTCCAACTCGACTGA
- a CDS encoding DUF5989 family protein has protein sequence MEKVQFCAEFWDFLKVRKKWWLAPIIVLCVFLGILMVLTHASALAPFIYTIF, from the coding sequence ATGGAAAAGGTTCAGTTCTGCGCCGAGTTCTGGGATTTCCTGAAGGTCCGCAAGAAGTGGTGGCTGGCGCCCATCATCGTCCTCTGTGTCTTCCTGGGGATCCTGATGGTCCTCACGCACGCGTCCGCTCTGGCGCCGTTCATCTACACGATCTTCTAG
- a CDS encoding glycosyltransferase, with product MAIARNEERTIGSCISATRRGLSSVGGGEVLLVDSASSDRTVERALREGCRVFRIRKASRICPAAARWIGASLTRSRYLLFLDGDCELEEGFLPEAVAAMEADPTLGVVAGQRKDYYLTQEGSVPASVEYYQDRRSANDRRHAYGGCALYRRTALEAAGSFNPYLRAKEEEELGYRILSAGYRITVLMVPMIRHTTVPRESARRLLRSLNHGFFLGRGQAARVLLSAGQARAAFHGLDRVLMVLGHLLLGVVAVGLWVRGIEWAGMAWLGVSAVAFIALVIRGRSLRRAAYYLVEWVVQGGCLVPGLLMIQRSPASFRWEGEEEVPAAKQSEKLPRVLLIGPRPEPPFLGGVEKGVDLLLGSDLAARTSMRVFDTYRVHDPHRSLAERIAYMYGRIRALRRDLADHPVDLVHVKTSSGVNFHQNALYAWTARRQGLPVVLQIHSGRFETFFRRSPALLRAWIRWTLRCTTRVVVLSRGWADRIAAIAPPARLSVVPNGLDDAEMALLRQSGDFRSPQVLFLGTGNAALNRDKGLEDLLHVLPGVARSHPETRWVLAGLDDPGAVRARLEAEGIAASGSGPRVRCLERVAGDERLALLSESTVLVLPSYFENMPNVLLEAMAAGLGVVATDVGAIPEMLGYGEGGLLVPPGNRSALAGALDRLLASPARVRTQARRNRETVVSQYSMRVMQERLEEVYRAAAGWPPSRRNPASGAVVAFDAESGPRPAVPFSGQPVAKP from the coding sequence GTGGCCATCGCCCGCAATGAAGAACGGACCATCGGATCGTGCATTTCGGCCACGAGGAGGGGCCTATCCTCCGTCGGTGGAGGCGAGGTCCTGCTGGTTGATTCCGCATCCAGCGATCGGACGGTCGAGCGGGCCCTTCGGGAAGGATGTCGAGTTTTCCGGATCCGGAAGGCCTCCCGAATCTGCCCCGCCGCGGCTCGATGGATCGGCGCCTCGTTGACGCGGTCCCGGTATCTCTTGTTCCTGGACGGAGACTGCGAGCTGGAGGAGGGATTCCTGCCCGAGGCCGTGGCCGCTATGGAGGCGGATCCGACCTTGGGAGTCGTCGCCGGTCAGCGCAAGGACTACTACCTTACCCAGGAGGGCAGCGTGCCGGCCTCTGTCGAATATTACCAGGACAGACGGTCGGCCAACGACCGCCGGCACGCCTACGGCGGATGCGCTCTCTACCGGCGAACGGCGCTGGAAGCGGCCGGTTCGTTCAATCCCTACCTCCGGGCCAAGGAAGAGGAGGAACTTGGCTATCGGATTCTTTCGGCCGGGTATCGCATCACCGTTCTGATGGTGCCGATGATCCGGCATACGACGGTGCCCCGGGAGAGCGCACGGCGTCTGCTCCGTTCCTTGAACCATGGCTTTTTCCTGGGCCGGGGACAAGCGGCCAGGGTGCTTCTGTCTGCGGGGCAAGCCAGAGCCGCCTTCCATGGATTGGACCGGGTTCTGATGGTCCTGGGACACCTCCTCCTTGGGGTCGTCGCCGTCGGTTTGTGGGTGAGGGGGATCGAATGGGCCGGGATGGCCTGGCTCGGGGTCTCGGCAGTTGCTTTCATCGCGCTGGTCATTCGGGGGAGGAGCCTGCGGCGGGCCGCTTATTACTTGGTGGAATGGGTGGTCCAGGGAGGCTGTCTCGTGCCAGGGCTCCTGATGATTCAACGCTCACCCGCCTCCTTTCGGTGGGAGGGAGAGGAAGAGGTGCCGGCGGCAAAGCAGTCGGAGAAGCTACCACGGGTTCTCCTGATCGGCCCCCGCCCCGAGCCGCCGTTCCTGGGGGGTGTTGAGAAGGGAGTGGATCTGCTTCTGGGGAGCGACCTGGCCGCGCGGACGTCGATGCGGGTCTTCGACACCTACCGCGTGCATGATCCGCATCGCTCGCTTGCCGAGAGGATCGCCTACATGTACGGCCGGATCCGGGCGCTGCGGCGCGATCTGGCGGACCACCCGGTCGACCTTGTTCACGTCAAGACAAGCAGCGGCGTCAATTTTCATCAGAACGCGCTCTACGCCTGGACCGCCCGCCGTCAGGGCCTTCCTGTCGTCCTGCAGATCCACAGCGGCCGGTTCGAAACTTTCTTCCGGCGCAGTCCGGCCCTCCTTCGAGCCTGGATTCGATGGACGCTGCGGTGCACGACCCGGGTTGTGGTTCTCTCGCGAGGCTGGGCTGACCGCATCGCCGCCATCGCCCCGCCCGCCCGCCTCTCAGTTGTTCCCAATGGACTGGATGACGCAGAAATGGCGTTGCTTCGCCAGAGCGGCGATTTCCGATCGCCGCAGGTGCTCTTCCTCGGGACCGGGAACGCGGCGTTGAATCGCGACAAGGGGCTTGAGGATCTCCTGCACGTACTTCCCGGCGTCGCTCGAAGCCATCCGGAGACCCGGTGGGTTCTGGCCGGACTGGATGACCCCGGGGCGGTCCGCGCGCGCCTCGAGGCCGAGGGGATCGCGGCGTCGGGATCCGGGCCCCGGGTACGGTGCCTGGAACGCGTCGCCGGCGACGAGAGACTGGCGCTACTCTCCGAAAGCACCGTCCTGGTCCTCCCCTCCTATTTCGAGAACATGCCCAACGTCCTCCTGGAGGCGATGGCCGCCGGGCTGGGCGTGGTGGCCACCGATGTCGGGGCGATTCCCGAAATGCTCGGGTATGGGGAAGGCGGGTTGCTGGTTCCGCCTGGAAATCGATCCGCCCTGGCCGGGGCGCTCGATCGACTTCTTGCTTCTCCCGCCCGGGTTCGCACCCAAGCCAGGCGGAATAGAGAAACGGTCGTCAGCCAGTACTCGATGCGGGTGATGCAGGAGCGGCTCGAAGAGGTTTACCGGGCGGCTGCGGGATGGCCTCCCTCTCGCCGCAATCCGGCTTCGGGGGCGGTCGTAGCCTTCGACGCGGAAAGCGGGCCTCGGCCCGCCGTTCCCTTCTCCGGTCAGCCGGTGGCCAAGCCATGA
- a CDS encoding glycosyltransferase: MRPDALPRSSSTTDTRTGLIATAARPWVFVTWYPYCRRSDVLAEQIGARSHLVHYLKFKVPYQAPLKYFLQALRTLWLVMRARPSLVLVANPPVIAPMVVWLVSTLMRYRYVIDAHSGAFQHTRWMWSLPLQRFLTRRALATIVTNDHMGGIVGSWGGKAVKVQDLALPLDPGGRSTPSGRFHVVYVCTHSVDEPVAAVVEAARRLPDVRFSFTGDPSYAPRGFREGLPSNVRLTGFVPEEDYLALLRGADAILVLTSEDHTMQRGGYEAVALEKPLITSDWPLLREVFSRGTLHVDNSAAGIAAAVRLIQSDGAALQREIRLLKDERRRISTAQVQALRDLCRDAVERGRTI; encoded by the coding sequence ATGAGGCCGGACGCCCTGCCGCGTTCGAGTTCCACCACCGACACCCGGACCGGGCTGATCGCCACCGCGGCACGACCCTGGGTTTTCGTCACCTGGTATCCCTACTGTCGCCGAAGCGACGTCCTGGCGGAGCAGATCGGCGCGCGCTCCCACCTGGTTCATTATCTGAAGTTCAAGGTCCCCTACCAGGCTCCGTTGAAATACTTCCTCCAGGCCTTGCGTACCCTGTGGCTTGTGATGCGCGCTCGTCCCTCGCTGGTCCTGGTGGCGAATCCGCCCGTCATCGCGCCCATGGTTGTCTGGCTCGTCTCGACACTGATGCGATATCGGTACGTCATCGACGCCCACTCGGGCGCCTTCCAGCACACGAGATGGATGTGGTCTCTGCCTCTTCAGCGTTTCCTGACCCGGCGGGCCCTCGCCACCATCGTCACGAACGATCATATGGGCGGGATCGTTGGGTCCTGGGGTGGGAAGGCTGTGAAGGTTCAGGATCTGGCCCTGCCGCTCGATCCGGGCGGACGCTCGACCCCTTCCGGACGATTCCATGTGGTGTACGTCTGCACCCATTCTGTCGATGAGCCGGTCGCGGCGGTGGTGGAAGCGGCGCGCCGCCTTCCAGACGTGAGATTCTCCTTCACGGGAGATCCCTCGTACGCTCCCAGAGGGTTCCGGGAAGGACTCCCGTCCAACGTCCGATTGACGGGTTTCGTCCCGGAGGAGGACTACCTGGCCCTGCTGCGCGGAGCCGACGCCATCCTGGTTCTGACCAGCGAGGACCACACGATGCAGAGGGGAGGGTACGAAGCCGTGGCGCTCGAGAAGCCCTTGATCACGTCGGACTGGCCGCTCCTTCGAGAGGTCTTCAGCCGAGGCACGCTGCACGTCGACAACAGCGCGGCGGGGATCGCGGCGGCGGTGCGCCTCATCCAGTCCGATGGGGCGGCGCTCCAGCGGGAAATCCGGTTGCTCAAGGACGAGCGCAGGCGGATTTCCACGGCCCAGGTGCAAGCGCTTCGAGATCTCTGCCGCGATGCGGTCGAGCGGGGCCGGACGATATGA
- a CDS encoding nucleotide sugar dehydrogenase: MRIVVMGLGYVGTVCAGCLARDGFEVIGIDVNEGKVRAIQDGRTPVLEPGLDELIREGRRTGGLRAATRLDAGAREADAFLVAVGTPSSANGSSDLTHLLRALSDVGDAVRGVEKFQVVSVRSTVPPGTIRGRVIPLVETRSERKVGEGLGIAMNPEFLREGTSIRDYDSAPFDLCGANDDRTADVVRALYASRNRPFKATSLETAELAKYVNNAFHALKVAFANEIGRLGHARGVDSMEVMRLLCEDRRLNISPAYLRPGMAFGGSCLPKDLRALAYEAKRADVSVPLLDAVLESNEVHLRAATNRILSFGRPRTALVGLSFKAGTDDLRESPMVRLVENLLGKGVPVRIFDANVRLSSLVGANRDFIEREIPHIGSLLVETLEGALRDAEVVVIGTDDPGVDRIPTMLTKEQTLIDLFGRLAQDGRTKPGGICW, encoded by the coding sequence ATGAGAATCGTGGTCATGGGCCTGGGGTACGTCGGGACGGTCTGCGCCGGTTGCCTCGCCCGGGACGGTTTCGAGGTGATCGGCATCGACGTCAACGAGGGGAAAGTCCGCGCCATTCAGGACGGCCGGACGCCGGTACTGGAACCGGGCCTGGACGAGCTGATCCGGGAGGGACGCCGCACCGGGGGCCTTCGGGCGGCCACCAGGCTCGACGCAGGCGCGCGGGAGGCGGACGCATTCCTGGTGGCGGTCGGGACCCCCTCCTCGGCAAACGGCTCGTCCGATCTGACCCATCTCCTCCGGGCCCTGTCCGACGTGGGCGATGCGGTCCGGGGAGTGGAGAAGTTCCAGGTCGTCAGCGTTCGGAGCACGGTCCCTCCAGGCACGATTCGCGGAAGGGTCATCCCCCTCGTCGAGACGAGGAGCGAACGGAAGGTGGGGGAGGGCCTCGGGATAGCCATGAATCCGGAGTTTCTGCGGGAAGGAACCTCGATCAGGGACTACGACTCGGCTCCCTTCGACCTGTGCGGTGCCAACGACGATCGGACGGCCGATGTGGTCCGGGCGCTCTATGCGAGCCGGAACCGACCGTTCAAGGCGACGAGCCTGGAGACGGCCGAACTGGCCAAATACGTCAACAATGCCTTCCACGCGCTCAAGGTCGCGTTCGCCAATGAAATCGGGCGGCTGGGACACGCTCGCGGAGTGGACAGCATGGAGGTCATGCGGTTGCTCTGCGAAGATAGAAGGCTGAATATCTCGCCGGCCTACCTGCGTCCCGGGATGGCATTCGGCGGCTCCTGCCTCCCCAAGGATCTCCGCGCGCTCGCCTACGAGGCGAAACGCGCGGACGTCAGCGTGCCGCTCCTGGACGCCGTGCTGGAGAGCAACGAGGTCCACCTGAGGGCGGCGACCAACCGGATTCTTTCATTCGGCCGGCCCAGGACCGCGCTCGTAGGGCTGAGCTTCAAGGCCGGGACCGACGACCTGCGCGAAAGCCCGATGGTCCGGCTCGTGGAAAACCTCCTGGGGAAGGGTGTGCCGGTCCGGATCTTCGATGCGAATGTCCGGCTCTCCTCCCTGGTCGGAGCCAACAGAGATTTCATCGAACGCGAGATTCCACACATCGGGTCCCTTCTGGTCGAGACTCTCGAGGGCGCGCTCCGGGACGCGGAGGTCGTGGTCATCGGCACCGACGATCCGGGGGTGGATCGCATCCCGACCATGCTGACGAAGGAGCAGACTCTCATCGATCTCTTCGGGCGCCTGGCCCAGGACGGCCGGACGAAGCCGGGAGGCATCTGCTGGTGA